The proteins below come from a single Gemmatimonadales bacterium genomic window:
- a CDS encoding efflux RND transporter periplasmic adaptor subunit: MRIDVLQLRLRTLIAASATVATIASCGGKNTPATTAAVPPVDVASGNVAVADSATVESGPAISGTLTPDRSAQLKAQAAGTIEGMYVDEGAVVHAGQVLALIDTLSLAEAARSARSQLTSAKLAADVAKRNYDRNVNLHAAGAIADRDLEVAHNQSVAADAAVADAQSKLTTAERQLSNAIVRAPFNGQVSTRPANTGDVLQLGNPIMTIVDPSELELDASVGADFISRIKAGTKVDFSVNGNPGHTFTGHVARINPTVDTVTRQVRLYITVPNQDRSLAGGLFAQGRVALSVVHGIAIPTAALDTRTASTMVHRVRGGKIEDVNVSLGVRDDLAERVQVLSGLSVGDTVLLSAALGTPAGTSVRVTQGDH, translated from the coding sequence ATGCGCATCGACGTGTTGCAGCTGCGACTCCGCACCCTGATTGCAGCCTCGGCGACTGTCGCGACGATCGCATCGTGCGGCGGCAAGAACACCCCGGCGACCACCGCGGCGGTCCCACCGGTCGATGTCGCCTCGGGGAATGTCGCCGTTGCCGACTCTGCCACGGTGGAAAGCGGTCCCGCGATTTCCGGCACGCTGACTCCCGATCGCTCCGCCCAACTCAAGGCGCAGGCGGCCGGGACGATCGAAGGGATGTACGTCGACGAGGGTGCTGTGGTGCATGCCGGCCAGGTGCTGGCGTTGATCGACACACTCTCCCTCGCCGAGGCGGCACGATCGGCGCGATCACAATTGACCAGCGCGAAGCTCGCGGCGGATGTGGCGAAGCGGAACTACGACCGGAACGTCAATCTGCACGCCGCCGGTGCGATCGCCGACCGCGATCTCGAGGTGGCGCACAATCAATCGGTCGCAGCCGACGCGGCAGTCGCCGATGCGCAGAGCAAGCTCACGACGGCGGAACGACAGCTCTCCAACGCCATCGTCCGCGCGCCGTTCAACGGCCAGGTCAGCACCCGCCCCGCCAACACCGGCGATGTGCTGCAGCTCGGCAATCCGATCATGACGATCGTCGATCCGAGCGAACTCGAACTCGATGCATCGGTCGGCGCCGATTTCATCTCGAGGATCAAGGCCGGCACCAAGGTCGACTTCTCGGTCAACGGCAATCCCGGGCACACCTTCACCGGGCACGTCGCGCGGATCAACCCGACGGTCGACACGGTGACGCGGCAGGTCCGCCTCTACATCACCGTGCCGAATCAGGACCGGTCGCTTGCCGGAGGGCTCTTTGCGCAGGGACGGGTGGCGCTGTCGGTGGTGCACGGGATCGCAATTCCCACCGCTGCGCTCGATACGCGCACCGCGAGCACCATGGTGCATCGCGTCCGTGGCGGCAAGATCGAGGACGTGAACGTATCCCTCGGCGTGCGCGATGACCTCGCCGAGCGAGTGCAGGTGCTGAGCGGACTTTCCGTCGGCGATACCGTTCTTCTCAGTGCCGCGCTCGGCACGCCGGCCGGTACGTCCGTGCGCGTCACGCAGGGAGATCACTGA
- a CDS encoding efflux RND transporter permease subunit translates to MAGHDVPQHRMWISDFAIRRPLITVVTMITLVAFGVAALINLQTDEFPDIAQPVVGVTITYPGAAPDVVEREIIDPVEEAIFGLSGVDRNKTTANAVDGLAQFTVFFDFSKPVAEAAQDVRDAISTIRSNLPAEMDDPVISRFDPSEQPILSLTVTGAGMDARALTQVADPTVVRALRGVPGVAQATVVGGSYPEMTVQLKPDAMQAASVGVNDVVAALGSENLAAPVGRLNGASTEESIRLRGRPEDAAAFRQVVVAQRNGSLIRLGDVADVFEGNEELRTAADFNGKAAVGIEVKKSKGYSTTQVVDELKTVINQIQPTLPRGATVAIVRDAGVRVSRAVENVQSALIEGALLTVLVVFLFLNSWRSTVITGLALPVSALASFIAVWACGFTLNTMSLLGLSLAIGILIDDAIVVRENIVRHVEMGKDHLRAAQEGTAEIGMAVAATTFSIVCVFVPIAFMSGLSGQWFKPFALTIACAVLVSLFVSFSLDPMLSAYWPDPHRHEHQKHWITRQLDKFNHWFARRTDNYASIVGWALDHRYTMVALAVLSFVGAIALQMTLGGFGFVPVSDRSEIEVIVEAPPSSNLAYTEERTEAIAKLARAHPEVEYTYASIGSAVPLRTPGVDQADLYIKLTPKASRSLSQNDLGIIFRREFAQINGVKASVFTGGFGGAIKEMQFQIRGPDAAVLTRLGEQGVTLASKVHGAADVGLSQRGARQELTVDVDRALAGSMGLSIAQVAQAMRPAFAGIHQGDWVDPTGETRDVRIRLAPEARQRPADLAQLPITVTGTDRRVHVIPLGQIAKIGVEEAPGQVDHIDRSRVVSVEANTQDRALNEVSNDVLKQLRTLNLPPGYAIALGGQSSDQAEVFRDIFTALGIAVLLMYMILVVQFGSFLDPIAILISLPLSLIGVVIALIVTHDTLNIMSLIGVILLMGIVAKNAILLLDFAKAAREQRGLSLRDALIEAGRIRLRPILMTTFALIAGMFPVALGHGEGADFRAPLGRAVIGGVITSTILTLLVIPTFYEIIDGGRTWFARAAAKVFGGSAAWAPKTAEHEVPEVVAAEKR, encoded by the coding sequence ATGGCGGGGCACGACGTGCCGCAGCACCGGATGTGGATTTCGGATTTCGCGATCCGCCGTCCGCTGATCACCGTCGTCACGATGATCACCCTGGTGGCGTTCGGGGTGGCAGCGCTGATCAATCTGCAGACCGATGAATTCCCCGACATCGCCCAGCCGGTCGTCGGCGTCACGATCACCTATCCCGGCGCGGCACCCGACGTGGTCGAACGCGAGATCATCGATCCGGTCGAGGAAGCGATCTTCGGGCTCTCCGGCGTCGACCGCAACAAGACCACGGCGAACGCCGTCGATGGCCTGGCACAGTTCACCGTCTTCTTCGACTTCAGCAAGCCGGTCGCCGAAGCAGCGCAGGATGTCCGCGACGCCATCTCGACGATTCGCAGCAACCTCCCGGCCGAGATGGATGATCCGGTCATCTCGCGATTCGACCCGAGTGAACAGCCGATCCTCTCGCTCACCGTGACCGGCGCGGGGATGGATGCGCGCGCACTCACCCAGGTCGCCGATCCGACGGTGGTGCGCGCGCTGCGCGGCGTTCCCGGTGTCGCCCAGGCGACGGTCGTCGGTGGGTCGTATCCCGAGATGACGGTGCAGCTCAAGCCCGACGCGATGCAGGCCGCCAGCGTCGGCGTCAACGATGTCGTCGCAGCGCTCGGCAGCGAGAATCTCGCCGCGCCGGTCGGCCGCCTCAACGGCGCGTCGACCGAAGAGTCGATCCGGCTGCGCGGCCGCCCCGAAGACGCCGCGGCGTTCCGGCAGGTGGTCGTCGCGCAGCGCAACGGTTCGCTCATCCGCCTCGGCGATGTCGCCGACGTCTTCGAGGGGAACGAGGAACTCCGCACCGCGGCCGACTTCAACGGCAAGGCGGCAGTCGGCATCGAAGTGAAGAAGTCGAAGGGGTATTCGACGACGCAGGTGGTTGATGAATTGAAGACCGTGATCAATCAGATCCAGCCGACGCTCCCCCGCGGCGCCACGGTGGCGATCGTGCGTGACGCCGGTGTGCGTGTGTCGCGCGCGGTGGAGAACGTGCAGAGCGCCCTGATCGAAGGGGCACTCCTCACGGTGCTTGTCGTCTTCCTCTTCCTCAATTCGTGGCGGTCGACCGTCATCACCGGTCTCGCGCTTCCGGTCTCCGCGCTGGCGAGCTTCATCGCCGTGTGGGCGTGCGGCTTCACCCTCAATACGATGTCGCTCCTCGGCCTCTCGCTCGCGATCGGCATCCTGATCGACGACGCGATCGTGGTGCGCGAGAACATCGTGCGACACGTGGAGATGGGGAAGGATCACCTGCGCGCGGCGCAGGAGGGGACCGCCGAAATCGGGATGGCGGTCGCCGCGACGACCTTCTCGATCGTCTGCGTCTTCGTGCCGATCGCGTTCATGTCGGGGCTGTCGGGGCAATGGTTCAAGCCGTTCGCGCTCACCATCGCATGCGCGGTGCTGGTCTCGCTCTTCGTATCGTTCTCGCTCGACCCGATGCTCTCGGCGTACTGGCCCGATCCGCACCGGCACGAACACCAGAAGCACTGGATCACCCGGCAGCTCGACAAGTTCAATCACTGGTTTGCGCGGCGCACCGACAACTACGCCAGCATCGTCGGCTGGGCGCTTGATCACCGCTACACGATGGTGGCGCTCGCCGTGCTTTCCTTTGTGGGCGCCATCGCGTTGCAGATGACGCTGGGTGGATTCGGTTTCGTCCCCGTCTCCGATCGCAGCGAGATCGAGGTGATCGTCGAAGCGCCGCCGAGCTCGAACCTCGCCTACACCGAGGAACGGACCGAGGCGATTGCGAAGCTCGCGCGGGCACATCCGGAGGTGGAATACACCTACGCATCGATCGGGAGCGCGGTGCCGCTCAGGACGCCGGGTGTCGATCAGGCCGACCTCTACATCAAGCTCACGCCCAAGGCGTCGCGGTCGCTGTCGCAGAACGATCTGGGGATCATCTTCCGGCGAGAGTTCGCACAGATCAACGGCGTGAAGGCCTCGGTCTTCACCGGGGGCTTCGGCGGGGCGATCAAGGAGATGCAGTTCCAGATTCGCGGCCCCGATGCTGCCGTCCTCACTCGCCTCGGCGAGCAGGGGGTCACGCTCGCGAGCAAGGTGCACGGCGCCGCCGACGTGGGACTGTCACAGCGCGGCGCGCGACAGGAACTCACCGTCGATGTCGATCGCGCCCTCGCCGGCTCGATGGGACTCTCGATCGCACAGGTGGCGCAGGCGATGCGGCCGGCGTTCGCCGGGATTCATCAGGGTGACTGGGTCGATCCCACCGGCGAAACGCGCGACGTCCGGATCCGCCTCGCTCCCGAAGCACGCCAGCGCCCCGCCGACCTGGCGCAGCTGCCGATCACCGTCACCGGCACCGATCGGCGGGTGCACGTCATCCCCCTCGGCCAGATCGCGAAAATCGGCGTCGAAGAGGCGCCGGGACAGGTCGATCATATCGACCGCAGTCGCGTCGTATCGGTCGAGGCGAACACCCAGGACCGCGCGCTCAACGAAGTCTCCAACGACGTCCTCAAGCAGCTCAGGACGCTGAACCTCCCGCCGGGGTACGCGATCGCCCTCGGCGGGCAGAGCAGCGACCAGGCCGAAGTCTTCCGCGACATCTTCACCGCACTCGGCATCGCCGTGCTGCTGATGTACATGATCCTCGTGGTGCAGTTCGGCTCGTTCCTCGACCCGATCGCGATCCTGATCTCGCTGCCGCTGTCGCTGATCGGCGTGGTGATCGCGCTGATCGTGACGCACGACACGCTCAACATCATGTCGCTGATCGGCGTGATCCTGCTGATGGGAATCGTGGCGAAGAACGCGATCCTGCTTCTCGATTTCGCCAAGGCGGCGCGCGAGCAGCGCGGTCTCTCGCTGCGTGACGCGCTGATCGAGGCGGGACGGATCCGTTTGCGGCCGATCCTGATGACCACCTTCGCGCTGATCGCGGGAATGTTTCCGGTGGCGCTCGGGCATGGCGAGGGCGCCGACTTCCGCGCGCCGCTCGGCCGCGCCGTGATCGGCGGGGTGATCACCTCGACGATCCTGACGCTGCTGGTGATTCCGACGTTCTACGAGATCATCGACGGCGGCAGGACGTGGTTTGCGCGCGCGGCGGCGAAGGTGTTCGGTGGGAGTGCTGCGTGGGCGCCGAAAACGGCGGAGCATGAGGTGCCGGAGGTCGTCGCCGCGGAGAAGCGGTAG
- a CDS encoding DUF1761 domain-containing protein, translating into MPEVNYLAVVAAAAAAFVLGALWYSPLMFARPWMAESGVTLEMIRTDPMVARRYSAALIAALLAAYAMAVLLVTPQHHSLVIGVKRGFAGGVCWIAMSFASNYAFERKSVRHWAISAGYYVVQFTVMGAVLGVMNRT; encoded by the coding sequence ATGCCGGAGGTCAATTATCTCGCCGTTGTCGCTGCCGCCGCAGCCGCATTCGTGCTCGGCGCGCTCTGGTATTCGCCGCTGATGTTCGCGCGTCCGTGGATGGCCGAGAGCGGCGTCACGCTGGAGATGATCCGCACCGATCCGATGGTGGCGCGCCGGTACTCGGCGGCGCTGATCGCGGCGCTGCTCGCGGCGTACGCGATGGCGGTGCTGCTGGTCACGCCGCAACACCATTCGCTGGTGATCGGCGTCAAGCGGGGGTTTGCGGGCGGCGTCTGCTGGATCGCGATGTCGTTCGCGTCGAACTACGCCTTCGAGCGGAAGTCAGTGCGGCACTGGGCGATCAGCGCGGGGTATTACGTGGTGCAGTTCACCGTGATGGGTGCGGTGCTGGGGGTGATGAACCGTACGTAA
- a CDS encoding methyltransferase → MPRYRVARPAPAFWNLTKTVPIIAGGSFVLSWFVPKIMVAWQHDAALDTFFFPERGDLGLAVLILGTLLVAWSAVVLAIKGGGTPLPFDAPRRLVVSGPYAWFRNPLVIGLVVQGIGVGIYSGSVLVLLFVAAIALIWNFGIRPAEEDALQKVFGRDFELYRREVRCWLPMRRAWTPPPHTGPISLEELPAEMVPKRRRR, encoded by the coding sequence GTGCCCCGTTATCGCGTGGCCCGACCGGCCCCCGCATTCTGGAACCTGACCAAGACCGTCCCGATCATTGCGGGAGGGTCGTTCGTGCTGTCGTGGTTCGTCCCGAAGATCATGGTGGCGTGGCAGCACGACGCCGCACTCGACACCTTCTTCTTTCCTGAGCGCGGCGATCTCGGTCTCGCGGTCCTGATACTCGGCACGCTCCTCGTCGCGTGGAGTGCGGTGGTGCTCGCGATCAAGGGCGGCGGGACACCGCTGCCCTTCGACGCGCCGCGCCGGCTGGTGGTGAGCGGGCCCTATGCGTGGTTCCGAAACCCGCTGGTGATCGGGCTCGTTGTCCAGGGGATCGGTGTCGGGATCTACTCGGGCTCGGTGCTCGTGCTGCTCTTCGTTGCGGCGATTGCGCTGATCTGGAACTTCGGCATCCGTCCCGCCGAGGAGGACGCGCTGCAGAAAGTCTTCGGCCGCGACTTCGAACTCTACCGGCGTGAAGTCCGCTGCTGGCTGCCGATGCGCCGCGCGTGGACACCGCCGCCGCACACCGGCCCGATTTCGCTTGAAGAGCTCCCGGCGGAAATGGTACCGAAGCGGCGGCGGCGCTGA